The sequence TCGATTGATGCATCTCAGCAGGGTGGACTTGCCAGACCCGCTTTTTCCCAGGATCACAACAAATTCTCCTGGCTCGATGTTGAGAGAAACCTTGCGCAGAGCCTGAGTGCCGTTTTCATAAGTTTTCTCCAACTCTTCGACCCGTAATATATCTGGCATCAGGTAATTTCCCTAGCGGCTGGGGGTTTTCAAATTTAAACCCAGGTGCCGGCTGGCTTCACGAACAGGATCAAAAAAAGCGTCCAAATCCATAAGTCCGCTGATTCCGTACACACGCTTTAACACCTTCCCACCCTCCGGGGTCTTGGAAAGATGTTTCAATCCTTCTTTGATCCGTATTTTTAACTCTGAAGGTAATCCCTTACGGGCCGTCACCGTATCATTGGGGATATCCTTGGTATAAGCGATCACCTTGATTTTTTTAAAGACCTCTGGATAACTCTTGGCAACAGCCGCGCGAGCTCCATCATAGGCGGCGCCGGCATCGACTTCGCCTTTCAATAGCGAAAGTACCACCGCATTATGAGAACCTGCAAAAATGGATTTGGAAAAAAAACTATCCGGGTCATGGCCCTCGGCCATCATAAGCGCTTTCGGGTACAAATGTCCGGACGTGGAAGCCGGATCGACATATGCTATGGTTTTGCCTTTTAAATCCGCCAGAGTATTGATGCCGCTGTCCGTCCGAACCATGATCTGGCCCCGGTAAAAAGGTTTCCCTAAACGAACCACAATTAACAGCAAATCCACATCATATTTATCTCTGGCCAATACATAGCTGAAAGTGGCCAGCCAGCCGATGTCAACCTTTTCCGCCCCCATGGCCTCGATGACCGCCGCATAGCTGGTGGCCACGGAAGTCGTAAAATGCAACCCCGTAAAACCCTGCAATTGCAGGGCAATTTCCCGCCCTTCCGCCAGAATAACCTGCGCATCCCCCGAAGGGACGAACATCATACGAATCGGGTTTTTCTCGGTTCCAAGCTCAGCCGTCTCCGCCTGATGGATCGGACTCAGTAGAAAAACCAGAACAGCCAGAGTCCAAATAAATGGAGAGAAGAAGGAATTTGATAGGTAAAATCGCAACTTTAAACAAGAGGCTTTTGAAATGATTGTCGCTCCAAATTAAACCTGCTAGCCATTATATCACAACTGTTTACAAACAAAATGCAAAAAAAAGGGCAAACCGGAAGACCCGGTTTGCCCTTGATAGTGACTTAAATCTAAGAA comes from Nitrospinota bacterium and encodes:
- a CDS encoding phosphate/phosphite/phosphonate ABC transporter substrate-binding protein, with amino-acid sequence MRFYLSNSFFSPFIWTLAVLVFLLSPIHQAETAELGTEKNPIRMMFVPSGDAQVILAEGREIALQLQGFTGLHFTTSVATSYAAVIEAMGAEKVDIGWLATFSYVLARDKYDVDLLLIVVRLGKPFYRGQIMVRTDSGINTLADLKGKTIAYVDPASTSGHLYPKALMMAEGHDPDSFFSKSIFAGSHNAVVLSLLKGEVDAGAAYDGARAAVAKSYPEVFKKIKVIAYTKDIPNDTVTARKGLPSELKIRIKEGLKHLSKTPEGGKVLKRVYGISGLMDLDAFFDPVREASRHLGLNLKTPSR